In a single window of the Coriobacteriia bacterium genome:
- a CDS encoding GNAT family protein has product MIRGDSIYLTRFDRANAETLRGWLNDPVVNEWLISSQLPYSSEQELAFFDLTEREWSAGSAYRFEIHVADDDRLIGIVGLDAVSLLHRRAEVGIFIGSAPDQNRGFGRDAIVTLLRFGFDRLGLHSIGIKANSENERAVHLYSSAGFVETGRERECAFMRGRFRDHVCFDILESEFHERYGRQE; this is encoded by the coding sequence ATGATCCGCGGTGACAGCATCTACCTCACGCGCTTCGACAGGGCCAACGCCGAGACGCTGCGCGGCTGGCTCAACGATCCCGTCGTCAACGAGTGGCTCATCTCGAGCCAGCTCCCGTACTCCAGCGAGCAGGAGCTCGCCTTCTTCGACCTCACCGAGCGCGAATGGAGCGCCGGCAGCGCATACCGTTTCGAGATCCACGTTGCAGACGACGACCGCCTCATCGGCATCGTCGGGCTCGATGCGGTCAGCCTGCTCCACCGTCGCGCCGAGGTGGGCATCTTCATCGGCTCGGCTCCCGACCAGAACCGCGGCTTCGGCCGGGATGCGATCGTGACGCTCCTGCGCTTCGGCTTCGACCGCCTCGGCCTGCACTCGATCGGCATCAAGGCGAACTCCGAGAACGAGCGTGCCGTGCATCTGTACAGCTCGGCCGGCTTCGTGGAGACCGGTCGCGAGCGCGAGTGCGCGTTCATGCGCGGCCGCTTCCGCGACCACGTGTGCTTCGACATCCTCGAGTCGGAGTTCCATGAGCGCTACGGCCGTCAGGAGTAG
- a CDS encoding glutamine synthetase family protein, translating to MSKTMDKDFVLKSIEERGTRFIRFWFTDVLGFLKSFAVTDSELEGAFEEGMGFDGSSIDGFTRIEESDMVAFPDPSTFQMLPWRSNGGDGGGTGRMFCDVQNPDGTPFEGDPRYALKRVLKKASDMGYTMYVGPELEFFYFADSKGTETLDQGGYFDLTPLDVASDLRRETVLALEKLGIPVEYSHHEVAPSQHEIDLRYADALTMADNVMTYRLTVKEIAHANGVYATFMPKPIQGQNGSGMHVHQSLFTGTGNAMFDANDPEGYHLSAIGKSYIAGLLKYAPEFCAVTNQFVNSYKRLVPGYEAPVYVCWARRNRSAMVRVPMYKPGKEVATRVELRMPDPTANPYLAFAVMLGAGLKGIEEGLTLAPEATNNIFHMSDEELDAAGIKTLPKDLGEAIALFEESELMKEVLGEHIHSFFVANKKAEWSEYVAYVTPWEQDKYLSIL from the coding sequence ATGAGCAAGACGATGGACAAGGACTTCGTACTCAAGAGCATTGAGGAGCGTGGCACGCGCTTCATCCGTTTCTGGTTTACCGACGTGCTTGGCTTCCTCAAGTCGTTCGCAGTGACCGACAGCGAGCTCGAAGGCGCATTCGAGGAGGGCATGGGCTTCGACGGCTCCTCGATCGACGGCTTCACCCGCATCGAGGAGTCCGACATGGTCGCGTTCCCGGACCCGTCGACGTTCCAGATGCTCCCGTGGCGCAGCAACGGCGGCGACGGCGGCGGCACCGGCCGCATGTTCTGCGACGTGCAGAACCCCGACGGCACCCCGTTTGAGGGCGATCCCCGCTACGCGCTCAAGCGCGTGCTCAAGAAGGCCTCCGACATGGGCTACACGATGTACGTGGGTCCGGAGCTCGAGTTCTTCTACTTCGCCGATAGCAAGGGCACCGAGACGCTCGACCAGGGCGGCTACTTCGACCTGACGCCGCTCGACGTAGCGAGCGACCTGCGCCGCGAGACCGTGCTTGCGCTCGAGAAGCTCGGCATCCCGGTCGAGTACTCGCACCACGAGGTGGCTCCGTCGCAGCACGAGATCGACCTGCGCTACGCCGACGCGCTCACCATGGCCGACAACGTCATGACCTACCGCCTCACCGTCAAGGAGATCGCGCACGCCAACGGCGTCTACGCGACCTTCATGCCGAAGCCCATCCAGGGCCAGAACGGCTCGGGCATGCACGTGCACCAGTCGCTGTTCACGGGGACCGGCAACGCGATGTTCGACGCGAACGACCCCGAGGGCTACCACCTCTCGGCCATCGGCAAGAGCTACATCGCCGGTCTGCTGAAGTACGCACCTGAGTTCTGCGCCGTGACCAACCAGTTCGTGAACTCCTACAAGCGTCTGGTTCCGGGCTACGAGGCCCCGGTGTACGTCTGCTGGGCCCGCCGTAACCGCTCGGCCATGGTCCGCGTGCCGATGTACAAGCCCGGCAAGGAAGTCGCGACCCGCGTGGAGCTGCGCATGCCCGATCCCACAGCCAACCCGTACCTGGCCTTCGCGGTCATGCTGGGCGCCGGCCTCAAGGGCATCGAAGAGGGCCTGACGCTCGCGCCCGAGGCGACGAACAACATCTTCCACATGTCCGATGAGGAGCTGGACGCCGCCGGCATCAAGACGCTGCCGAAGGACCTCGGCGAGGCGATCGCGCTGTTCGAGGAGTCCGAGCTCATGAAAGAAGTCCTCGGCGAGCATATCCACAGCTTCTTCGTGGCCAACAAGAAGGCCGAGTGGAGCGAGTACGTGGCGTACGTCACGCCGTGG